A single Dechloromonas denitrificans DNA region contains:
- a CDS encoding acyl-CoA thioesterase, producing MEEKKKLIHVCKMPIRWGDMDAYGHVNNTVYFRYMEQARVEWIEAMNILVRPGGAGPVIINASCTFLIPMSYPGRVEVRTFTGPPGRSSVQTYVEMYIEGDERLYAEGAAKVVWMDTQTGKSVPLPDHVRAMLEAE from the coding sequence ATGGAAGAGAAAAAGAAACTTATTCACGTGTGCAAGATGCCCATTCGCTGGGGCGACATGGATGCTTACGGCCATGTCAACAATACGGTCTATTTTCGCTACATGGAGCAGGCACGCGTCGAGTGGATCGAGGCGATGAATATTCTGGTGCGCCCGGGCGGGGCCGGGCCGGTCATCATCAATGCCAGCTGCACCTTCCTGATTCCGATGAGCTACCCCGGCCGTGTTGAGGTCCGCACTTTTACCGGCCCGCCCGGCCGTTCCAGCGTGCAGACTTATGTGGAAATGTATATCGAGGGCGACGAGCGCCTGTATGCCGAGGGTGCGGCCAAGGTGGTGTGGATGGATACGCAGACCGGAAAGTCCGTTCCACTGCCGGATCACGTGCGGGCAATGCTCGAAGCAGAGTAA
- a CDS encoding electron transfer flavoprotein-ubiquinone oxidoreductase: MEREAMEFDVVIVGGGPAGLASAIRLKQLAAEKGTEIAVCLIEKGAEIGAHILSGAVMDPRALTELLPNWQADGAPLNAPVSEDRFFILSEDGATRIPNSLLPKCFHNEGNYVISLGNLCRWLGEQAEALGVEIYPGFAGSEVLFDENGAVKGVATGDMGRLRDGSEGPNFQSGMELHAKYTFFAEGCRGHLGKQLEAQFNLRDGADPQTYGIGLKELWEIKPEKHQLGLVVHSGGWPMAPDTYGGGFLYHLENNQVAVGFVVGLGYSNPHLSPFEEFQRFKTHANIRSFLEGGKRIAYGARALSAGGLQALPKLIFPGGVLVGDDAGFLNAARIKGSHCAIKSGMLAAESCFAALADERQRDELSAYPEAFKNSWLHEELHQARNFKPWMNKGLKLGSLMFGIDQLVFGGKAPWTLHNTVPDHAKLKPAAECTPIAYPKPDGVLSFDRLSSVFLSSTNHEEDQPCHLQLKDAAIPISVNLAQYDAPEQRFCPAGVYEILRDEQGNNPRLQINAQNCVHCKTCDIKDPTQNINWVVPQGGEGPTYPNM; the protein is encoded by the coding sequence ATGGAACGCGAAGCCATGGAATTCGACGTCGTCATCGTCGGCGGCGGCCCGGCCGGCCTGGCCTCGGCCATTCGGCTGAAACAACTGGCGGCGGAAAAAGGCACGGAGATTGCCGTTTGCCTGATCGAGAAAGGCGCCGAAATCGGCGCCCATATTCTTTCCGGCGCCGTCATGGACCCGCGCGCCCTGACCGAATTGCTGCCCAACTGGCAGGCCGATGGCGCCCCGCTCAATGCGCCGGTCTCCGAGGACCGCTTCTTCATCCTCTCCGAAGATGGCGCCACCAGAATACCGAATAGCCTGCTCCCCAAGTGTTTCCATAACGAAGGCAATTACGTCATCTCGCTGGGCAATCTCTGTCGCTGGCTCGGCGAACAGGCCGAAGCGCTCGGCGTCGAGATTTACCCGGGCTTTGCCGGCTCGGAAGTGCTGTTCGATGAAAACGGCGCGGTCAAGGGCGTCGCGACTGGTGACATGGGCCGCCTGCGCGACGGTTCCGAAGGTCCGAACTTCCAGTCCGGCATGGAACTGCACGCCAAATACACTTTCTTCGCCGAAGGCTGTCGCGGCCATCTCGGCAAGCAGCTCGAAGCGCAATTCAATCTGCGCGACGGCGCCGATCCGCAGACTTACGGCATCGGTCTCAAGGAACTCTGGGAAATCAAGCCGGAAAAACACCAACTGGGTCTGGTCGTCCATAGCGGTGGCTGGCCGATGGCGCCGGACACTTATGGCGGCGGTTTTCTTTACCACCTGGAAAACAACCAGGTGGCCGTCGGCTTCGTCGTCGGGCTCGGCTACAGCAACCCTCACCTGTCGCCGTTCGAGGAGTTCCAGCGTTTTAAGACGCACGCCAATATCCGCAGCTTCCTCGAAGGCGGCAAGCGCATCGCCTATGGCGCCCGGGCACTGAGCGCCGGCGGCCTGCAGGCACTGCCCAAGCTGATTTTCCCGGGCGGCGTGCTGGTCGGCGACGATGCGGGCTTCTTGAATGCGGCGCGTATCAAGGGTTCGCACTGCGCCATCAAGTCCGGCATGCTGGCCGCCGAATCATGCTTTGCCGCGTTGGCCGACGAACGCCAGCGCGACGAGCTGAGCGCCTATCCGGAAGCGTTCAAGAACAGCTGGCTGCACGAAGAATTACATCAGGCGCGCAACTTCAAGCCCTGGATGAACAAGGGTCTGAAACTCGGCTCGCTGATGTTCGGTATCGACCAGCTGGTTTTCGGTGGCAAGGCGCCGTGGACCCTGCACAACACGGTCCCCGACCATGCCAAGCTGAAGCCGGCCGCCGAATGCACCCCGATCGCCTACCCGAAACCGGACGGCGTGCTCAGTTTCGACCGCTTGTCGTCAGTCTTCCTGTCGAGCACCAATCACGAGGAAGATCAGCCCTGCCACCTGCAACTGAAGGACGCCGCGATTCCGATCAGCGTCAATCTGGCGCAGTACGATGCGCCCGAACAGCGCTTCTGCCCGGCCGGCGTTTACGAAATTCTGCGCGACGAGCAAGGCAACAATCCGCGTCTGCAAATTAACGCCCAGAACTGCGTACATTGCAAAACCTGCGACATCAAGGATCCGACGCAAAATATCAACTGGGTAGTCCCGCAAGGCGGCGAAGGACCAACCTATCCGAACATGTGA